In one window of Camelina sativa cultivar DH55 chromosome 15, Cs, whole genome shotgun sequence DNA:
- the LOC109129061 gene encoding uncharacterized protein At3g43530-like, translated as MAIVKDGGIVYDSTTDATVDPVIAPPSEGGEATTSTEEGNTNELHEEEESESDEQVDTFNDDADNDGDDDGDDAGDDADNDGDDAVENDANAAENDRDDADNDGDDGGYDDIYEDVEEDESQPPPPEVFFEETYYNKGCKIGSRCLVTQTVEYIETFEEEVSWFKKHSQFKHVFHMPREPNHMVQGMWMLLLRTACTNMDRECWFVVNGVPIRYSLKDHALLTGFDCHEYPPNYKKKIGGWEFARRMFKRIEKIKIKDVEAKLKKMKSKSSTDRVRMTILYFLCKVVKASSKGDGNIDPFLLRVVDDLEVVEKFPWGRYSFDECMKGIQRVMKNMKRSVKEKAQTSFCGFIVPLEILAFECIPHLGDKFREVVPAERDCPRMCKHKFTESCMKGFTLEEINAAVGNKTAIISILEPDMDEKHLLTRIIDDGFDDGIGVIDPLVDSWRDRLIVQKKKIWWKGLYKLELAGRSIIQVPETAIEIPEIGNEIPNMGASIRSLKEAMEKGFEEITNKLAGLNDRMEFVEMYVSLQLDKKAERVIYCQDTPMNYGLRTPTTCGQEKSHDNGIDQGTPNDPVSAKAHEGQEKNQEKEKEKDQEKEKENEKDEENENEKDQEEMEEEVEIEEQEKIKEQEKKKVNTKKKGKEKNDNVTLIETGKKRRRAPSKLLKTPYTRGGKQQRK; from the exons ATGGCTATTGTGAAAGATGGTGGTATAGTTTATGACTCAACAACCGACGCCACCGTTGATCCTGTGATAGCACCTCCCAGCGAAGGAGGGGAAGCAACAACTTCTACCGAAGAGGGAAATACAAATGAATTGCATGAAGAGGAGGAATCAGAATCCGATGAGCAGGTAGATACATTTAA TGATGATGCTGataatgatggtgatgatgatggtgatgatgccgGTGATGATGCTGataatgatggtgatgatgctgTTGAAAATGATGCTAATGCTGCTGAAAATGATAGGGATGATGCTGataatgatggtgatgatggggGTTATGATGATATTTATGAAGATGTTGAGGAAGATGAATCCCAACCACCGCCGCCAGAGGTGTTCTTTGAGGAAACTTATTACAACAAGGGTTGTAAGATAGGAAGCAGGTGTCTTGTGACTCAGACAGTAGAATACATAGAGAcatttgaagaagaagtcagTTGGTTCAAGAAGCATTCTCAATTCAAGCATGTATTCCACATGCCTAGGGAGCCAAACCACATGGTGCAAGGTATGTGGATGCTTCTGCTTCGTACAGCTTGTACAAACATGGATAGAGAGTGTTGGTTTGTAGTGAATGGAGTGCCTATTAGGTATTCTTTGAAAGATCATGCATTGTTAACCGGGTTTGACTGCCATGAGTACCCACcgaactacaaaaaaaaaatagggggCTGGGAATTTGCAAGAAGGATGTTTAAAAGGattgagaaaattaaaattaaagatgTGGAAGCGAAgctgaagaaaatgaagagtaAGAGCTCAACTGATAGAGTGAGGATGACTATCTTGTACTTCTTGTGCAAAGTAGTGAAAGCTAGCTCTAAGGGTGATGGAAACATAGATCCGTTCCTTCTACGTGTTGTTGATGACTTAGAAGTTGTGGAGAAATTTCCTTGGGGACGTTATTCATTTGATGAGTGTATGAAAGGGATTCAGAGAGTTATGAAGAACATGAAAAGGTCGGTGAAAGAAAAAGCACAAACTAGCTTTTGTGGATTCATTGTTCCTCTGGAG ATTCTGGCATTTGAGTGTATTCCACATCTTGGAGACAAATTTAGAGAAGTTGTACCGGCAGAGAGGGATTGTCCAAGGATGTGCAAGCACAAGTTCACCGAAAGTTGCATGAAAGGTTTTACCTTGGAAGAAATTAATGCAGCAGTTGGAAATAAAACG GCTATTATTAGCATCTTGGAACCAGACATGGATGAGAAACATCTTTTGACGCGCATAATAGATGATGGTTTTGATGATGGGATAGGTGTAATTGACCCACTTGTTGATAGTTGGAGAGACCGTCTAATtgtacagaagaagaagatatggtgGAAAGGGCTGTACAAACTGGAGTTGGCTGGTAGAAGTATCATTCAAGTCCCTGAGACTGCAATTGAAATCCCAGAAATTGGAAATGAAATCCCGAATATGGGTGCATCTATTAGGTCATTAAAGGAAGCGATGGAGAAAGGGTTTGAGGAAATCACGAACAAGCTTGCTGGTTTGAATGATAGAATGGAGTTTGTTGAAATGTATGTATCATTGCAGTTAGATAAAAAAGCTGAAAGAGTAATATATTGTCAGGACACGCCAATGAATTATGGTCTGAGAACGCCAACAACTTGTGGTCAGGAGAAGTCACATGACAACGGAATTGATCAGGGGACGCCAAATGACCCCGTCTCTGCAAAGGCTCATG AGGGTCAGGAGAAGAAtcaagagaaggagaaagagaaggatcaagaaaaggagaaggagaatgaGAAGGAtgaagagaatgagaatgagaaggaTCAAGAGGAAATGGAGGAAGAAGTGGAAATTGAGGAACAAGAGAAGATTAAggagcaagagaagaagaaggtgaataCGAAGAAGAAGGGTAAAGAAAAGAATGACAATGTCACTTTAATAGAAACTGGGAAGAAGCGAAGAAGGGCACCATCCAAGCTGCTCAAGACACCATACACAAGAGGTGGGAAGCAACAGCGAAAGTAG
- the LOC109129201 gene encoding B3 domain-containing protein REM8-like: MEGRRLTEGWQKFATSHDLRVGDIVVFRHDGDLLFHVTCFGPSCCEIQFDDDHHCVIQISSDSDSEKNQNTADEGSSSDHHSCFVSRVTASNLRKDSLFLPRGFSRSNGLVNRKCEIILLNEDGIPWKLIPSHKPDGEVYIRNGWRSFCFENRLRVNDVLTLKLVETGTTPVLHLCSSSTTSQCRLLTLTLRPYNFKKYKLVSKFASIISTLLSNFVMFSSSLW, from the exons ATGGAGGGTCGGAGACTCACCGAAGGCTGGCAAAAGTTCGCCACCAGCCATGACCTCCGAGTCGGCGACATAGTTGTTTTCAGGCATGATGGAGACTTGTTGTTCCATGTCACATGTTTTGGTCCAAGCTGCTGTGAGATTCAatttgatgatgatcatcattgTGTCATTCAAATATCCTCTG attcagattcagagaAGAATCAGAACACAGCAGATGAAGGATCTTCATCAGATCATCACTCTTGTTTTGTATCACGTGTCACCGCATCGAATCTACGCAAAGATAGTCTG TTTCTCCCTAGAGGTTTCTCAAGATCTAATGGTTTGGTGAATCGTAAGTGTGAGATTATTCTATTGAATGAAGATGGGATACCATGGAAATTGATCCCGAGTCATAAACCAGACGGCGAGGTTTACATCAGAAACGGTTGGAGAAGTTTCTGCTTCGAAAATCGACTAAGAGTCAACGATGTTTTAACCCTTAAGCTCGTGGAAACCGGTACGACACCTGTTCTCCacctttgttcttcttcaacGACGAGCCAATGCAGATTATTGACACTAACTCTCAGACCATACAATTTCAAGAAGTATAAACTGGTAAGTAAGTTTGCATCAATCATTTCAACATTGTTGTcaaattttgtaatgttttcgAGTTCTTTATGGTAG
- the LOC104745299 gene encoding cytosolic endo-beta-N-acetylglucosaminidase 2-like, which yields MRDLLRAYFSRRTLVYIYNLFFSISRKLLTSFPLSLLMPESNDGADAESEAVPLLDLSKPSLPISFPIKSLKDLKSRSYFDSFHFQFNRSTVPLRGSSDGLPNRPRVLVCHDMKGGYVDDKWVQGCENDAGFAIWHWYLMDVFVYFSHSLVTLPPPCWTNTAHRHGVKVLGTFITEWDEGKATCKEMLATKESAQMYAERLAELATALGFDGWLINIENEIDEEQIPNLKEFVSHLTKVLHISTPGALVIWYDSVTVRGDLQWQDQLTELNKPFFDLCDGIFMNYTWKENYPQLSAEVAGDRKFDVYMGIDVFGRGSFAGGQWNVNAALDLLKRHNLSAAMFAPGWVYETAQPPNFLTAQNKWWSLVEKSWGIVQTYPQVLPFYSDFNQGFGYHVSLEGRQLSDAPWYNISCQSLQPLLEFNEDNKDIIQVTVDARESSFNGGGNIAFRGKLEGDTSFTTRLFKTHLQLSSSPITVSYSVKSDETSKIGILLSFSSPSHETKSILVAPQEPIRRFDDLLLQCLTTSPQTVSEWTVHETDLVMDGYTLTEISAFCYRPENSTKEAEYVALLGHISIKDHVQYQQKPETLLPSSPWVIEAHDVELVPGNSGSKILRAKLEWRQKDVEDSVFPRYNVYAEKTKSTDVRPRKVLEKPRSETVFLGVAHVPVYYVAELVVESEVKGVRFVVQTCGKDGSWCKLDDSPTLLVILDGL from the exons ATGCGAGACCTTCTTCGCGCCTATTTCTCTAGAAGAACTCTCGTATACATTtacaatctcttcttctccatctctcgtAAGCTCCTCACTTcattccctctctctctcctcatgCCGGAATCCAATGACGGCGCCGACGCAGAGTCTGAGGCTGTTCCGCTTCTCGATCTGTCTAAGCCGTCGTTACCTATATCTTTCCCGATCAAATCTCTTAAAGATCTGAAATCTCGTTCTTACTTCGATTCCTTTCACTTCCAGTTTAATCGTTCAACCGTTCCTCTCCGGGGAAGCTCCGATGGCTTACCGAATCGTCCAAGGGTTTTGGTTTGTCACGATATGAAAGGAGGGTATGTAGATGATAAGTGGGTACAAGGGTGTGAAAACGACGCCGGGTTTGCGATTTGGCATTGGTATTTGATGGACGTTTTTGTttacttctctcattctctggttactcttcctcctccttgcTGGACCAATACTGCTCATAGGCATGGTGTTAAA GTATTGGGGACTTTCATCACAGAATGGGATGAAGGAAAAGCTACCTGCAAAGAGATGCTTGCCACAAAGGAGTCTGCTCAGATGTATGCAGAACGTTTGGCGGAACTTGCTACTGCTCTAGGCTTTGATGGGTGGCTG ATTAATATAGAGAACGAAATTGATGAAGAACAGATACCAAATTTGAAGGAATTCGTAAGCCATTTAACAAAAGTCTTGCATATATCTACACCTGGGGCATTAGTCATATG GTATGATAGTGTCACTGTTCGTGGTGATCTTCAATGGCAAGATCAATTAACTGAGCTGAACAAACCTTTCTTTGACTTATGTGATGGAATATTCATGAACTATACATGGAAG GAGAACTACCCACAACTATCAGCTGAAGTTGCAGGGGACAGAAAATTCGATGTCTACATGGGAATTGATGTCTTCGGTCGGGGCTCTTTTGCTGGTGGGCAATGGAAT GTAAATGCTGCTCTTGATTTGCTGAAGAGACACAATCTGTCAGCTGCCATGTTTGCTCCTGGATGGGTATATGAGACTGCGCAACCACCCAATTTTCTTACGGCTCAGAATAA ATGGTGGTCACTTGTTGAGAAGTCTTGGGGAATAGTCCAAACTTATCCACAAGTCTTGCCTTTTTACTCAGATTTCAATCAG GGCTTTGGTTACCATGTTTCACTCGAAGGTCGCCAACTGTCAGATGCTCCATGGTACAACATTTCTTGCCAAAGTCTTCAG CCTCTCCTAGAATTCAATGAAGACAACAAAGATATCATCCAGGTCACTGTTGA TGCTCGAGAGTCATCTTTTAACGGAGGAGGGAACATTGCTTTTAGAGGAAAACTCGAGGGAGATACGTCTTTCACAACAAGGCTCTTCAAAACCCATCTCCAGCTTTCATCTTCCCCCATCACAGTATCCTACTCT GTGAAATCAGATGAAACCTCTAAAATTGGAATCCTGCTTTCTTTCTCATCTCCATCACATGAAACTAAATCCATACTCGTGGCGCCACAAGAACCCATCCGCAGATTCGACGACCTGCTCTTACAGTGTCTCACCACATCACCGCAGACTGTATCCGAGTGGACAGTACACGAAACAGATCTTGTCATGGATGGTTACACACTGACAGAAATCTCTGCCTTTTGCTACAGACCAGAGAATTCAACAAAGGAGGCAGAATATGTTGCATTGCTCGGACACATCTCAATCAAAGATCATGTTCAGTACCAGCAGAAACCTGAGACTTTACTTCCATCGTCGCCATGGGTCATTGAAGCTCATGACGTAGAGCTTGTACCCGGTAATTCTGGTTCAAAGATCCTCAGGGCTAAGCTAGAATGGAGACAGAAAGACGTTGAAGATTCTGTATTCCCAAGGTATAATGTGTATGCAGAGAAAACGAAGTCGACTGATGTAAGACCGAGGAAGGTTTTAGAGAAACCGAGAAGCGAGACAGTGTTCCTTGGAGTCGCTCACGTACCAGTCTATTACGTAGCGGAACTGGTGGTAGAATCGGAAGTGAAAGGAGTCCGCTTCGTAGTTCAAACCTGTGGTAAAGATGGTTCATGGTGCAAGCTGGATGATTCCCCTACGCTTCTAGTTATACTGGATGGTCTCTAA
- the LOC104745300 gene encoding ferritin-2, chloroplastic, whose translation MLLKASPALSLSGGGTNLFHPSRNSSNPLFSSRGSTFSVKAAKGTNTKSLTGVVFEPFEEVKREMDLVPTTPLVSLARHKFHDDSESAINDQINVEYNVSYIYHALYAYFDRDNVGLKGFARFFNDSSLEERGHAEKFMEYQNKRGGRVKLQSILMPISEFDHEEKGDALYAMELALSLEKLTNEKLLKLQSVGVKNNDVQLVDFVESEFLGDQVEAIKKISEYVAQLRRMGKGHGVWHFDQMLLNEV comes from the exons ATGTTGCTCAAGGCTTCTcccgctctctctctctccggtgGCGGAACGAATCTGTTTCATCCGTCGAGAAATTCGTcgaatcctctgttttcttctcgTGGATCTACGTTTTCTGTAAAGGCTGCGAAAGGAACTAATACGAAGTCGTTAACCGGAGTTGTATTCGAACCTTTTGAGGAGGTGAAAAGGGAAATGGATCTCGTTCCCACTACCCCTCTTGTTTCTCTCGCTCGCCACAAGTTTCACGATGACTCTGAATCTGCGATCAACGATCAGATCAA CGTGGAGTACAACGTCTCCTACATCTACCATGCGCTGTATGCCTACTTCGACAGAGATAATGTCGGCTTGAAAGGTTTCGCAAG GTTCTTTAACGATTCGAGTCTTGAAGAACGAGGTCATGCTGAGAAGTTTATGGAGTATCAG AACAAGCGTGGTGGGAGAGTGAAGCTGCAGTCTATTTTGATGCCTATCTCTGAGTTTGATCACGAGGAGAAGGGAGATGCTTTGTATG CCATGGAGCTTGCATTGTCTTTGGAGAAACTTACTAATGAAAAGCTTCTGAAGTTACAAAGT GTTGGTGTGAAGAACAATGATGTTCAGCTGGTTGATTTTGTAGAATCTGAGTTTCTAGGCGATCag GTCGAAGCCATCAAGAAAATCTCAGAGTACGTTGCACAGCTAAGAAGAATGGGAAAGGGTCACG GAGTGTGGCATTTTGATCAAATGCTTCTCAATGAGGTTTAA
- the LOC104745301 gene encoding sorting and assembly machinery component 50 homolog B-like: MANPAEEPDVNPPIREPQEEVEELNGDEEEEDDYEGEDDDDTESKSQTREGRSSVDRIKAESLFRRMRAAPVPVRVHDVIIKGNEKTKDHIIEAELEAAREATTLQELLEASRVANSNLRALDIFDSVNITLDSGPPELPGTTNVVIEVVESKSPLTGQIGVYTKAEARSSSIEASLKYKNIFGYGDIWDGSIVHGYDNSAEVALGMYLPRFRGFRTPFTSRLYLSTQDWLKFSSYKERSLGLSLGLISSKYHELVYTVGWRNLIDPSRTASISIRRQLGHSLLSALKYTFKFDQRNSYLRPTSGYAFISTSQIGGLAPDSRSLRFFKQEIDLRYAVPFGFYNAALNFGVSGGVSFPWGSGYQNRPSSVPERFFLGGNSSPLCSLGGPSALWGFKTRGLGPNEPKRKGDNERDFVGGDAAVTAFADLSFDLPVRWLRERGIHGHVFASAGNMAKLSENEFRNFTAPKFLDTFRTSVGAGIVLPTSVFRMELNYCHILKKQEHDQARSGVCVTFSASS, translated from the exons ATGGCGAATCCGGCGGAAGAACCCGACGTGAATCCACCAATCCGAGAACCccaagaagaagttgaagaactgaacggagacgaagaagaagaggatgattaCGAaggagaagacgatgatgatacCGAGTCGAAATCTCAAACTCGCGAAGGCCGGTCCAGTGTAGACAGGATCAAAGCGGAATCGCTTTTCCGTCGGATGCGAGCTGCTCCTGTGCCGGTTCGTGTCCACGACGTGATCATCAAAGGAAACGAGAAGACCAAAGACCATATCATCGAGGCGGAATTGGAAGCTGCGAGAGAGGCGACCACGTTGCAGGAGCTTCTCGAAGCTTCTAGGGTTGCTAATTCGAATCTCCGAGCGTTAGATATCTTCGATTCCGTTAACATTACGCTCGATTCTGGTCCTCCTGAGCTTCCTGGTACCACCAATGTTGTAATCGAAGTTGTTGAGAGCAAAAGCCCTCTCACCGGCCAAATTGGCGTTTACACTAAAGCTGAG GCTAGATCATCAAGCATTGAAGCATCTTTGAAGTATAAGAACATTTTTGGCTATGGAGATATTTGGGACGGGTCTATAGTTCATGGCTATGACAACTCTGCTGAGGTTGCCTTGGGGATGTATCTGCCAAGGTTCAGAGGATTTCGTACTCCTTTTACTTCTCGTCTTTACCTTTCGACTCAAGACTGGCTTAAGTTTTCATCGTATAAAGAACGTTCCCTCGGTCTTTCTCTCGGTCTTATCTCAAGCAAGTATCACGAGCTGGTCTACACGGTTGGGTGGCGTAATCTGATAGATCCATCCCGAACGGCTTCAATATCAATAAGGAGGCAACTGGGACACAGTCTGCTTTCTGCATTGAAGTATACTTTCAAATTTGACCAGAGAAACTCATACTTGAGGCCAACTAGTGGATATGCTTTTATCTCTACTTCTCAAATTGGTGGTCTTGCTCCTGATAGCCGAAGCTTACGCTTCTTTAAGCAG GAGATTGATCTTCGTTATGCTGTTCCGTTCGGGTTTTACAACGCTGCTCTCAACTTTGGTGTATCTGGGGGTGTCTCCTTTCCGTGGGGAAGCGGATACCAGAACCGTCCTTCCTCTGTGCCAGAGAGATTCTTCTTGGGTGGCAATTCATCGCCTCTATGCTCTTTAGGTGGGCCATCTGCACTATGGGGATTCAAGACCAGAGGACTTGGTCCCAACGAGCCAAAGAGGAAAGGCGATAATGAACGGGATTTTGTTGGAGGAGATGCAGCGGTGACTGCGTTTGCGGATCTCTCATTTGATTTGCCAGTAAGATGgttaagagagagaggaatCCACGGGCATGTGTTTGCATCTGCGGGGAATATGGCAAAGTTATCAGAGAATGAGTTTAGGAACTTCACTGCTCCAAAGTTCTTGGATACATTCAGAACTTCAGTTGGTGCTGGAATCGTCTTACCAACTAGTGTATTCCGTATGGAG CTTAACTACTGCCATATattgaagaaacaagaacacgATCAAGCGAGATCAGGGGTTTGCGTCACATTCTCTGCCTCGTCCTGA
- the LOC104748129 gene encoding sorting and assembly machinery component 50 homolog B-like — protein sequence MKKNNHTSVHYDIGGYYSEHEWISKNLLYAILFKTASLEKITYSVLVDKIRKKSAINETGGKLKLSYRQSKARRESNIEDDDDVYVFLTSLDTDGLKPVLHVEVVNGVEQLSRAERGSSVGVNYESVDDQQCNAGIITIFREGETLQQESVIVEPIVEETDIEHPMENAERMEHADRMENPDRMENFDRMDNADRMENAERMENVERMEIVENVVIGNSENVADVDNLIGNVDVVEVLKYFXEKTKDHIIEAELEAAREATTLQELLEASRVANSNLRALDIFDSVNITLDSGPPELPGTTNVVIEVVESKSPLTGQIGVYTKAEARSSSIEASLKYKNIFGYGDIWDGSIVHGYDNSAEVALGMYLPRFRGLSTPFTSRLYLSTQDWLKFSSYKERSLGLSLGLISSKYHELVYTVGWRNLIDPSRTASISIRRQLGHSLLSALKYTFKFDQRNSYLRPTSGYAFISTSQIGGLAPDSRSLRFFKQEIDLRYAVPFGFYNAALNFGVSGGVSFPWGSGYQNRPSSVPERFFLGGNSSPLCSLGGPSALWGFKTRGLGPNEPKRKGDNERDFVGGDAAVTAFADLSFDLPVRWLRERGIHGHVFASAGNMAKLSENEFRNFTAPKFLDTFRTSVGAGIVLPTSVFRMELNYCHILKKQEHDQARSGVCVTFSASS from the exons ATGAAGAAGAATAACCACACAAGTGTACATTATGACATTGGCGGATACTATTCAGAGCATGAGTGGATTTCCAAGAATCTACTATATGCTATATTGTTTAAGACGGCATCTTTGGAGAAGATAACATATTCTGTGTTAGTAGATAAGATACGGAAGAAGAGCGCAATAAATGAAACCGGTGGAAAGCTGAAATTGAGTTACCGTCAATCTAAAGCTCGGAGAGAGTCAAATattgaagatgacgatgatgtatatgtatttttaacgtCATTGGACACAGATGGACTTAAACCAGTATTGCATGTGGAGGTGGTAAATGGTGTCGAGCAACTGTCAAGAGCGGAGCGGGGAAGTTCTGTTGGCGTAAATTATGAGAGTGTTGATGATCAACAGTGTAATGCAGGAATCATTACTATTTTTAGAGAGGGGGAAACATTACAACAAGAGTCGGTTATTGTAGAGCCTATAGTTGAAGAAACGGATATTGAACATCCGATGGAGAACGCTGAGAGAATGGAGCATGCTGATAGAATGGAGAATCCTGATAGAATGGAGAATTTTGATAGGATGGACAATGCTGATAGAATGGAGAATGCTGAGAGAATGGAGAATGTTGAGAGAATGGAGATTGTTGAAAATGTTGTTATTGGAAATTCTGAGAATGTAGCGGATGTGGATAACCTGATAGGTAATGTGGATGTCGTTGAG GTCTTGAAATATTTCAANGAGAAGACCAAAGACCATATCATCGAGGCGGAATTGGAAGCTGCGAGAGAGGCGACCACGTTGCAGGAGCTTCTCGAAGCTTCTAGGGTTGCTAATTCGAATCTCCGAGCGTTAGATATCTTCGATTCCGTTAACATTACGCTCGATTCTGGTCCTCCTGAGCTTCCTGGTACCACCAATGTTGTAATCGAAGTTGTTGAGAGCAAAAGCCCTCTCACCGGCCAAATTGGCGTTTACACTAAAGCTGAG GCTAGATCATCAAGCATTGAAGCATCTTTGAAGTATAAGAACATTTTTGGCTATGGAGATATTTGGGACGGGTCTATAGTTCATGGCTATGACAACTCTGCTGAGGTTGCCTTGGGGATGTATCTGCCAAGGTTCAGAGGATTATCTACTCCTTTTACTTCTCGTCTTTACCTTTCGACTCAAGACTGGCTTAAGTTTTCATCGTATAAAGAACGTTCCCTCGGTCTTTCTCTCGGTCTTATCTCAAGCAAGTATCACGAGCTGGTCTACACGGTTGGGTGGCGTAATCTGATAGATCCATCCCGAACGGCTTCAATATCAATAAGGAGGCAACTGGGACACAGTCTGCTTTCTGCATTGAAGTATACTTTCAAATTTGACCAGAGAAACTCATACTTGAGGCCAACTAGTGGATATGCTTTTATCTCTACTTCTCAAATTGGTGGTCTTGCTCCTGATAGCCGAAGCTTACGCTTCTTTAAGCAG GAGATTGATCTTCGTTATGCTGTTCCGTTCGGGTTTTACAACGCTGCTCTCAACTTTGGTGTATCTGGGGGTGTCTCCTTTCCGTGGGGAAGCGGATACCAGAACCGTCCTTCCTCTGTGCCAGAGAGATTCTTCTTGGGTGGCAATTCATCGCCTCTATGCTCTTTAGGTGGGCCATCTGCACTATGGGGATTCAAGACCAGAGGACTTGGTCCCAACGAGCCAAAGAGGAAAGGCGATAATGAACGGGATTTTGTTGGAGGAGATGCAGCGGTGACTGCGTTTGCGGATCTCTCATTTGATTTGCCAGTAAGATGgttaagagagagaggaatCCACGGGCATGTGTTTGCATCTGCGGGGAATATGGCAAAGTTATCAGAGAATGAGTTTAGGAACTTCACTGCTCCAAAGTTCTTGGATACATTCAGAACTTCAGTTGGTGCTGGAATCGTCTTACCAACTAGTGTATTCCGTATGGAG CTTAACTACTGCCATATattgaagaaacaagaacacgATCAAGCGAGATCAGGGGTTTGCGTCACATTCTCTGCCTCGTCCTGA